The following are encoded in a window of Cyanobacterium stanieri LEGE 03274 genomic DNA:
- a CDS encoding aldose epimerase: MFHISIKQDDYLNYILEDRENNSRMEVVPEKGGIITAWKLNGQDIFYLDKERFKNPQLSVRGGNPILFPICGNLPDNLFLYEGKEYQLKQHGFARDLPWEVISQSTDEAAQIVLRLSSNEETLLIYPFEFELTFTYQLVANRLIITQEYYNKSNQIMPFSVGFHPYFWCQDKSSLSLDIPASEYSNKTGEKTFPFAGNLDYDQDEIDIAFRTITKDTASFVNYKRNMKVSLKYSNLFSTLVFWTLKGKDYICLEPWSAPRNALNTGEKTTYLKPSQGCRGYFEIIVSNT; the protein is encoded by the coding sequence ATGTTTCATATATCTATTAAACAAGATGATTATTTAAATTACATCTTGGAAGATAGGGAAAATAACTCCCGTATGGAAGTTGTACCAGAAAAAGGAGGTATTATCACGGCATGGAAATTAAATGGGCAAGATATATTTTATTTAGATAAAGAAAGATTTAAAAATCCTCAATTAAGCGTCAGGGGGGGTAATCCTATTTTATTTCCCATTTGTGGTAATTTACCCGATAATCTTTTTCTCTACGAAGGGAAAGAATATCAACTAAAACAACATGGTTTTGCCCGGGATTTACCTTGGGAGGTTATTTCCCAATCTACAGATGAGGCGGCACAAATTGTTTTAAGATTAAGTAGTAATGAAGAAACTTTATTGATATATCCTTTTGAGTTTGAATTGACTTTTACTTATCAATTAGTGGCTAACCGATTGATAATTACACAGGAGTATTACAATAAGTCTAATCAAATAATGCCTTTTTCTGTGGGTTTTCATCCCTATTTTTGGTGTCAGGATAAAAGTAGTTTGAGTTTAGATATTCCAGCTTCTGAATATAGCAACAAGACAGGAGAGAAAACTTTTCCTTTTGCGGGAAATCTGGATTATGATCAAGATGAAATCGATATTGCTTTTAGAACCATTACTAAAGATACTGCTTCTTTCGTGAACTATAAAAGAAATATGAAGGTATCATTAAAGTATTCTAATCTTTTTTCTACCTTAGTTTTTTGGACTCTTAAGGGCAAGGATTACATTTGTCTTGAACCTTGGAGCGCCCCCAGGAATGCTTTAAATACGGGTGAGAAAACAACTTATCTCAAACCTAGTCAGGGATGTAGGGGGTATTTTGAGATTATTGTTAGTAACACTTAG
- a CDS encoding hydantoinase B/oxoprolinase family protein has translation MKNNQWQFWIDRGGTFTDVVALNPEKKLITHKLLSENPSQYTDAAVEGIRVLMNIPQGQPIPLEDIEVVKMGTTVATNALLERKGERVVLVTNEGFRDALRIGYQHRPNIFAREIVLPSMVYEQIIEVSARYSAHGEELSPIDEKKVIQDLQRVYDLGIKCCAVVLLHGYRYTDHEKSLGAIAHNLGFTQISLSHEVSPLMKLVSRGDTTVVDAYLSPILRRYVEQVQQEMVTRGQKDTLPKLMFMQSNGGLVTASQFQGKDSILSGPAGGIVGAVKTCQQAGINKIVTFDMGGTSTDVAHFNGEYERTLNTEIAGIRLRTPMMSIDTVAAGGGSICTFDGLNYRVGPESAGANPGPACYGKGGDLTITDCNLFLGKIQAQFFPQIFGNDGKSPLDIEVVKQKFIDLQNQLDNPIPSEEIASGFLQIAVEKMAIALKKVSLQKGYNISEYTLCCFGGAGGQHACLIAESLGIKTIIIHPLAGVLSAYGIGLADIRIIKEKSQEKIFTPTLITTLNQDFEQLKQETLVELSQQVNKIEQKKITYKQKIYLKYQGTDSPLEIDYKNYSEIIQQFNQAHKKLYGFILENKPLIVEQISLELINPTYEDTFPEIEQKTVKQLTPITHVQLYSKNQWHNTPVFQRQEIPKNQPITGPALIIESTGTNVIELGWQGEISTDNNLMITAVDNQLENYDIPSQKKIVEKDLILLEIFNNLFRFIAEEMGITLQKTSYSVNIKERLDFSCAIFDQKGQLVANAPHIPVHLGSMGETVKALINSKGNQLRKGDVYITNNPYNGGTHLPDITAITPIFINSEKPDFFVASRGHHSDIGGITPGSMPPMSKTIEEEGILIDNFCLVEAGKLREKELRELLTNHPYPVRNYQQNVADLQAQIAANEKGLQELTKLADYYGLETVKQYMDFAQENAEECVKDAIKLLKDGRFTSHLDNGAKISVTVTINDKKDQATIDFTGTSAPQDNNFNAPMSVCKAVVLYVFRTLVDKDIPLNAGCLKPLEIIIPPDCFLNPQYPCAVVAGNVETSQQITNCLYAALGIMANSQGTMNNFTFGNEKYQYYETICGGSGAGYNYHGTDAIQTHMTNSRLTDPEVLEWRFPVRLDSFSIRKGSGGKGDFRGGDGVIRQIRFLESMTAGILSSHRLIPPSGLNGGGKGMVGKNYLIRESGKVETLGATAEVQMNVNDIFVIETPGGGGINKLHTTS, from the coding sequence GTGAAAAATAATCAGTGGCAATTTTGGATTGATAGAGGTGGTACTTTTACTGATGTAGTTGCTTTAAATCCAGAAAAAAAGCTCATCACCCATAAGTTATTGTCAGAAAATCCTAGTCAATATACTGATGCTGCCGTGGAAGGTATCAGAGTTTTGATGAATATTCCCCAAGGGCAACCCATACCCCTCGAAGATATAGAGGTAGTAAAAATGGGGACAACGGTAGCCACTAATGCCCTATTGGAAAGAAAAGGGGAAAGAGTGGTTTTGGTTACTAATGAGGGTTTTCGAGATGCTTTGCGCATTGGTTATCAACATCGTCCTAATATTTTCGCGCGTGAAATTGTTTTGCCTTCCATGGTATATGAGCAGATAATCGAAGTTTCTGCCCGTTATAGCGCCCATGGTGAGGAGTTAAGCCCCATTGATGAGAAAAAAGTTATTCAAGATCTACAACGGGTATATGACTTAGGAATCAAGTGTTGTGCCGTTGTTTTGCTCCATGGTTATCGCTATACAGACCATGAAAAAAGCCTGGGGGCGATCGCCCATAACCTAGGATTTACACAGATTTCCCTTTCCCATGAAGTTAGCCCCCTGATGAAATTAGTTAGTAGAGGGGATACTACCGTCGTCGATGCCTACTTATCCCCCATCTTACGCCGTTACGTAGAGCAAGTACAACAGGAGATGGTAACCCGAGGACAAAAAGACACCTTACCCAAACTGATGTTCATGCAGTCCAATGGGGGGTTAGTCACCGCATCCCAATTTCAAGGCAAAGATAGCATCTTATCCGGCCCTGCGGGGGGCATTGTGGGCGCAGTGAAAACCTGTCAACAAGCAGGAATTAACAAAATTGTCACCTTCGACATGGGAGGTACTTCCACCGATGTAGCCCACTTTAACGGCGAATACGAGCGCACCTTAAACACCGAAATTGCAGGGATAAGGCTACGCACTCCCATGATGTCCATCGACACTGTCGCCGCAGGGGGAGGCTCTATTTGCACCTTTGACGGTTTAAATTATCGAGTCGGGCCAGAATCGGCGGGAGCAAATCCAGGGCCTGCTTGTTATGGCAAGGGAGGAGATTTAACTATAACCGATTGTAATTTATTTTTAGGTAAAATACAAGCCCAATTTTTTCCACAAATTTTTGGCAATGATGGTAAATCCCCCTTAGATATAGAAGTAGTTAAACAAAAGTTTATTGACCTTCAAAATCAATTAGATAATCCTATTCCCTCCGAAGAAATTGCCTCGGGATTCCTACAAATAGCAGTAGAAAAAATGGCGATCGCCCTTAAGAAAGTTTCCTTACAAAAAGGTTACAATATCAGCGAATATACCCTCTGTTGTTTTGGTGGTGCAGGAGGACAACACGCTTGTTTAATCGCCGAATCATTAGGTATCAAAACCATTATTATTCATCCCCTCGCTGGAGTCTTATCCGCCTATGGTATTGGCTTAGCAGATATTCGCATCATCAAAGAAAAAAGCCAAGAAAAAATCTTCACCCCCACCCTCATCACAACATTAAACCAAGACTTTGAGCAACTAAAACAAGAAACCCTCGTCGAATTATCCCAGCAAGTAAACAAAATTGAACAAAAAAAAATTACCTATAAACAAAAAATATATCTCAAATATCAAGGCACAGATTCACCCCTCGAAATAGATTATAAAAACTACTCAGAAATCATCCAACAATTTAACCAAGCCCACAAAAAACTTTATGGCTTTATTCTCGAAAATAAACCCCTTATTGTCGAACAAATTTCCCTCGAATTAATAAACCCTACCTATGAAGATACATTCCCCGAAATAGAACAAAAAACAGTAAAACAATTAACCCCCATTACCCATGTACAACTTTATAGCAAAAATCAATGGCATAATACCCCCGTTTTCCAACGGCAAGAAATACCCAAAAATCAACCCATAACAGGCCCAGCATTAATCATCGAATCCACAGGCACAAACGTTATCGAATTAGGTTGGCAAGGGGAAATTAGCACCGATAATAATTTAATGATTACAGCCGTTGATAACCAATTAGAAAATTATGACATACCTTCCCAGAAAAAAATAGTTGAAAAAGACTTAATATTACTAGAAATTTTTAACAATCTATTTCGTTTTATTGCCGAAGAAATGGGCATTACCTTACAAAAAACTAGCTATTCTGTTAACATCAAAGAAAGGCTCGATTTTTCCTGTGCAATTTTTGACCAAAAAGGGCAATTAGTAGCCAACGCTCCCCATATTCCCGTGCATCTTGGCTCTATGGGAGAAACAGTAAAAGCCTTGATTAATAGTAAAGGAAATCAACTAAGAAAAGGCGATGTTTATATTACTAATAATCCCTATAATGGAGGAACTCATTTACCCGATATTACCGCCATCACTCCCATATTTATTAACTCAGAAAAACCGGACTTTTTTGTAGCTTCTAGGGGACACCATAGCGACATCGGGGGAATAACTCCAGGTTCCATGCCTCCCATGAGTAAAACCATCGAAGAAGAAGGCATTTTAATCGATAATTTCTGTTTAGTAGAAGCAGGAAAATTAAGAGAAAAAGAACTACGGGAATTACTAACAAACCATCCCTATCCTGTACGTAATTATCAGCAAAATGTAGCCGATTTACAAGCACAAATTGCCGCCAATGAAAAGGGCTTACAAGAGTTAACAAAACTAGCTGACTATTACGGCTTAGAAACCGTCAAACAATATATGGACTTTGCCCAAGAGAATGCCGAGGAATGCGTGAAAGATGCCATTAAATTACTAAAAGATGGTCGATTTACCAGCCACTTGGATAATGGTGCTAAAATTAGCGTGACAGTAACCATTAATGACAAAAAAGATCAGGCTACTATCGATTTTACAGGCACATCAGCGCCCCAGGACAACAATTTTAACGCTCCCATGTCTGTATGCAAGGCAGTAGTTTTATACGTATTTCGTACCCTCGTAGATAAAGATATTCCCCTCAATGCAGGATGTCTCAAACCCCTCGAAATTATTATTCCCCCCGACTGCTTCCTAAACCCTCAATATCCTTGCGCCGTGGTAGCAGGAAACGTGGAAACCTCCCAACAAATAACCAATTGTCTGTACGCTGCTTTGGGTATCATGGCAAACTCCCAAGGTACGATGAATAATTTTACTTTTGGTAATGAAAAATATCAATACTATGAAACCATCTGCGGAGGTTCGGGGGCGGGGTATAATTACCATGGTACAGATGCTATTCAAACCCACATGACTAACTCCAGATTAACAGATCCCGAGGTGTTAGAGTGGCGTTTTCCCGTGCGCCTAGATTCCTTTTCCATTCGCAAGGGTAGCGGTGGTAAAGGAGACTTTCGAGGAGGTGATGGGGTAATCCGTCAAATTCGCTTCTTAGAATCTATGACGGCGGGTATTTTATCGAGCCATCGTTTAATACCTCCATCGGGTTTAAATGGCGGTGGTAAGGGTATGGTGGGTAAAAATTATCTCATCAGGGAAAGTGGTAAAGTTGAAACCCTAGGTGCAACAGCAGAAGTGCAAATGAATGTTAATGATATATTTGTCATTGAAACGCCAGGAGGGGGAGGAATCAATAAGTTACATACCACCTCATAA
- a CDS encoding glycosyl hydrolase family 57: MTATNPQQFRQLTIDIPPLSGKEVEVEKIVNHQDTVFLDKTDINLDEKKALFACALHMHQPTIPAGLHGELICNLQYMFEHQGEGDNHNASVFAWCYSRMGDFIPELVSNGCSPRIMLDYSGNLLWGLQQMGREDVLDNLRKITVDSNYQPYVEWLGTMWSHGVIPSTPIPDIKLHIQAWQHHFMAIFGADALKRVKGFSPPEMHLPNHPDTLYEYVRALKECGYRWLLVQEDSVERIDGQGLHHDDKYIPNRLVAKNSRGEVISITALIKTQGSDTKLVAQMQPYHEARTKDKVSVNGMMIPPCVTQIADGENGGVMMNEFPRDFPPLWYGIKNADVVGVNGTEYLELLEASGVSEDDFPVCQAVGQHKIWQEVEDNVTPERVEGAIALLTKNDHQFHTEGASWTNDLSWVKGYENVLQPMNQLSALFHQKYDGLVKENPDITKRQDYQEALLYNLLLQTSCFRYWGQGTWTDYAQQLYQRGVEIIQ, from the coding sequence ATGACCGCTACAAACCCACAACAGTTTAGACAACTTACCATTGATATTCCCCCACTGTCGGGCAAAGAAGTAGAAGTAGAAAAAATAGTTAATCATCAAGATACAGTTTTTTTGGACAAAACCGATATTAATTTAGACGAAAAAAAAGCCTTGTTTGCCTGTGCATTACATATGCACCAACCTACTATTCCCGCAGGGCTTCATGGGGAGTTAATTTGTAATTTACAATATATGTTTGAGCATCAGGGGGAAGGAGATAATCATAACGCCTCGGTGTTTGCTTGGTGTTATAGTCGCATGGGGGATTTTATTCCTGAATTGGTGTCCAATGGTTGTAGCCCACGTATTATGTTGGATTATTCTGGCAATTTGTTGTGGGGGTTGCAACAGATGGGGCGGGAGGATGTTTTAGATAATTTGCGTAAAATTACTGTAGATTCCAATTATCAGCCCTATGTAGAATGGTTGGGTACAATGTGGTCCCATGGAGTAATTCCTTCTACTCCTATCCCTGATATTAAGTTACATATTCAGGCATGGCAACATCATTTTATGGCTATTTTTGGGGCGGATGCTTTAAAACGGGTGAAAGGCTTTTCCCCTCCTGAGATGCACTTACCTAATCATCCTGATACTTTATATGAGTATGTAAGGGCGCTTAAGGAATGTGGTTATCGTTGGTTGTTGGTGCAAGAAGACTCGGTGGAAAGAATTGACGGACAAGGGTTACACCATGATGATAAGTATATCCCTAATCGTTTGGTGGCGAAAAATTCTCGGGGGGAGGTTATCAGTATTACGGCGTTAATTAAAACTCAGGGTTCGGATACTAAGTTGGTGGCGCAGATGCAACCTTACCATGAGGCGAGGACGAAAGACAAGGTGTCTGTTAATGGGATGATGATTCCTCCCTGTGTGACGCAGATTGCGGATGGGGAAAATGGGGGGGTAATGATGAATGAGTTTCCTCGGGATTTTCCGCCCCTTTGGTATGGTATAAAAAATGCTGATGTGGTGGGGGTAAATGGCACTGAATATCTGGAGTTGTTGGAGGCTTCTGGGGTGTCTGAGGATGATTTTCCTGTGTGTCAGGCAGTGGGGCAACATAAGATATGGCAAGAGGTGGAAGATAATGTTACTCCTGAAAGGGTTGAAGGTGCGATCGCACTTTTAACTAAAAATGATCATCAATTCCATACCGAGGGTGCATCATGGACTAATGATTTAAGCTGGGTAAAGGGTTATGAAAATGTATTACAACCCATGAATCAATTAAGTGCTTTATTTCATCAAAAATATGATGGCTTGGTAAAAGAAAATCCTGACATTACCAAAAGACAAGATTATCAAGAAGCCCTTTTATATAATTTACTCTTGCAAACTAGCTGTTTTCGTTATTGGGGGCAAGGCACATGGACGGATTACGCTCAGCAGTTATATCAACGGGGAGTAGAAATTATCCAATAA
- a CDS encoding diacylglycerol/polyprenol kinase family protein encodes MTLVFQQILPISLVGFYLGILILISEILRRYYRANSEITRKIVHIGAGQVILLAWWLNIPSYLILLASLGASMVAIISYFLPILPSVNGVGRKSLGTLFYALSIGILTVLFWDKSLPQFTAIGILVMTWGDASAALIGQKWGKHKYQFLGSKKSWEGSLTMMLVSAIVILSILCFVYPWHNYFILITLSTAILATFLETFSIIGIDNLTVPVFSALFCYYLLQLFS; translated from the coding sequence ATGACTTTAGTTTTTCAGCAAATTCTACCTATTTCATTGGTTGGTTTTTATTTAGGGATTCTAATTCTCATTTCTGAAATTCTACGGCGTTATTATCGGGCAAATTCAGAAATTACTAGAAAAATTGTTCATATCGGTGCCGGTCAAGTTATCCTGTTAGCATGGTGGTTAAATATCCCTAGCTATCTAATTTTATTAGCATCTCTTGGGGCAAGTATGGTAGCAATTATTTCTTACTTTTTACCAATTTTACCTAGCGTCAATGGCGTGGGTAGAAAAAGTTTAGGCACTTTATTTTATGCTTTAAGTATTGGTATTTTAACTGTTTTATTTTGGGATAAATCTTTACCACAGTTTACCGCAATCGGTATTTTAGTTATGACTTGGGGAGATGCTTCGGCGGCGTTGATAGGGCAAAAATGGGGAAAGCATAAATATCAATTTTTGGGTAGTAAAAAAAGCTGGGAAGGCTCATTAACTATGATGCTAGTAAGTGCGATCGTTATTTTATCTATCCTATGTTTTGTTTATCCTTGGCATAATTATTTTATTCTTATCACCCTATCAACAGCAATTTTAGCCACTTTTTTAGAGACTTTTTCGATTATAGGTATTGATAATTTAACAGTGCCAGTTTTTAGTGCGCTTTTCTGTTATTACCTATTGCAATTATTCAGTTAA
- a CDS encoding glycosyltransferase, whose protein sequence is MENKKPDHLFIFLEVFAQEGGIQSYVKDMLRAYKKLNYQGQVFVLRDKYPVDDNLVGGNLNFKGFAHASTMIGRIRFMVSFLTFLIINRPQWVFCGHIKLGVITRLFCGLLNIPYTVLTYGKEVWDTLPPKQRQVLVDANQILTISRYSCDRIYQSHKIDQNKIDILPCVVDADKFTIAPKPIDLIKKYNLENSKVLLTVARLWSGDIYKGVDVTIRALPTILKTHPNVKYLVVGRGDDQPRLKKLTQQLGIEDKVIFAGFIPTPELVNHYQVCDAYIMPSQEGFGIVYLEGMSCGKPVLSGDSDGSADPLQDGLLGWCVPHRDVDAVASACIEILQGNDHRCNGEWLREETVKKFSLQVLDNRLKELIIDKELS, encoded by the coding sequence GTGGAAAACAAAAAACCTGATCATCTATTTATTTTTTTAGAAGTTTTTGCCCAAGAAGGGGGTATCCAATCCTATGTTAAGGATATGTTGAGGGCATACAAAAAGTTAAATTATCAAGGGCAAGTATTTGTCTTGCGTGATAAATACCCTGTGGATGATAATTTAGTGGGCGGTAATTTGAATTTTAAGGGTTTTGCCCATGCTTCAACGATGATAGGCAGAATTAGGTTTATGGTTAGTTTTTTAACATTTTTGATCATAAATCGTCCTCAATGGGTTTTTTGTGGACATATTAAGTTAGGGGTAATTACTCGCTTATTTTGTGGTTTATTGAATATTCCCTATACAGTTTTAACCTATGGTAAAGAGGTATGGGATACTCTACCCCCTAAGCAAAGACAAGTTTTAGTGGATGCTAACCAAATTTTAACCATTAGTCGTTATAGTTGCGATCGCATTTACCAATCCCATAAAATTGATCAAAATAAAATAGACATTCTCCCCTGCGTAGTCGATGCCGATAAATTTACCATTGCCCCGAAACCCATAGACTTGATCAAAAAATATAACCTAGAAAATAGTAAAGTATTATTAACCGTAGCCAGATTATGGTCAGGAGACATTTATAAAGGAGTAGATGTCACCATTAGGGCATTACCAACCATCTTAAAAACCCATCCTAATGTAAAATACTTAGTGGTAGGTAGAGGAGATGATCAACCCAGACTGAAAAAATTAACCCAACAATTGGGTATTGAAGATAAAGTCATCTTTGCTGGATTTATACCAACTCCCGAATTAGTAAACCATTACCAAGTCTGTGACGCTTATATTATGCCTTCCCAAGAAGGTTTTGGCATAGTTTACCTTGAGGGGATGAGTTGCGGGAAACCCGTATTAAGTGGCGATAGTGACGGTTCAGCAGATCCCTTACAGGATGGGCTTTTGGGGTGGTGCGTACCCCATCGAGATGTGGATGCGGTAGCCAGTGCCTGTATAGAGATTTTACAAGGAAATGACCACCGTTGTAATGGAGAATGGTTACGGGAAGAAACAGTTAAAAAATTTAGTTTACAAGTGTTAGATAACAGATTAAAAGAATTAATAATTGACAAGGAATTATCATAA
- the cobU gene encoding bifunctional adenosylcobinamide kinase/adenosylcobinamide-phosphate guanylyltransferase, whose protein sequence is MAKIILVTGGASSGKSEWAESLAKNQDQKVIYIATAQQIPSDQEWTQKIKIHQQRRPKSWQCLEVPFQLSNAIDKCDNHNLILIDSLGTWVANFIEKDETFWQQQVEQLLDILANSNNQIIFVAEETGWGIIPAYELGRLFRNRLGSLTREIGQLADEVFLVIGGYAVDISKIGVSLDSKP, encoded by the coding sequence ATGGCCAAAATTATTTTAGTAACAGGGGGGGCTAGTAGTGGAAAAAGTGAATGGGCAGAATCCCTAGCTAAAAATCAAGATCAAAAAGTTATTTATATTGCCACTGCTCAACAAATACCATCGGATCAAGAATGGACACAAAAAATTAAAATTCATCAACAAAGAAGACCAAAATCATGGCAATGTTTAGAAGTTCCTTTTCAGTTGTCTAATGCTATTGATAAATGTGACAATCATAACTTAATATTAATTGACTCTTTGGGAACGTGGGTAGCTAATTTTATTGAAAAAGATGAGACTTTCTGGCAACAACAAGTAGAACAATTACTAGATATTTTAGCTAATAGTAATAACCAAATTATTTTTGTGGCAGAAGAAACAGGATGGGGCATAATTCCCGCCTATGAATTAGGGCGCTTATTTCGTAATCGTCTGGGTAGCCTAACCCGTGAAATAGGGCAACTTGCTGATGAGGTATTTTTGGTAATAGGAGGTTATGCGGTGGATATTAGTAAAATTGGAGTAAGTCTTGATAGTAAACCCTAA
- the surE gene encoding 5'/3'-nucleotidase SurE gives MKFVITNDDGIKAEGIQTLSNLVEGDKWVIAPNQEYSGCGHQITTRRGIGVENLGDNCYSVDGTPADCSRLAIQALAPDVDWLLSGINAGGNLGVDMYLSGTVAAVREAAISGVKAIALSHYIKNPQKIDWILASKLTKKVLNLLLTKELPKGHFWNVNLPHLQPYQTDAKIVFCTPSKDPLPLTFKIKDNLYFYQGNYSQRQKAKDSDIDVCFSDNIAVSLVKI, from the coding sequence ATGAAATTTGTTATAACTAACGATGATGGGATTAAAGCTGAGGGTATCCAAACTCTTAGTAATCTTGTGGAAGGAGATAAATGGGTTATTGCACCCAATCAGGAGTATTCTGGATGTGGTCATCAAATTACTACCCGTCGGGGTATAGGGGTAGAAAATCTCGGCGATAATTGCTATAGTGTGGATGGTACTCCTGCCGATTGTTCTCGTTTGGCTATTCAAGCCCTTGCCCCTGATGTCGATTGGTTATTGTCGGGTATTAATGCTGGAGGAAATTTAGGGGTTGATATGTATTTATCTGGCACGGTGGCGGCAGTGCGAGAAGCGGCAATTTCTGGTGTAAAGGCGATCGCACTTTCCCATTATATCAAAAATCCTCAGAAAATTGATTGGATTTTAGCTAGTAAATTAACAAAAAAAGTATTAAACTTATTATTAACAAAAGAACTGCCTAAGGGACATTTTTGGAATGTAAATCTTCCCCATTTACAACCCTATCAAACTGATGCTAAAATAGTGTTTTGTACCCCTAGTAAAGATCCTTTACCTTTGACTTTTAAAATTAAAGATAATCTTTATTTTTATCAAGGAAATTATAGCCAAAGACAAAAGGCAAAAGATAGTGATATAGATGTTTGTTTTTCAGATAACATCGCTGTTAGTTTAGTAAAAATATAG
- a CDS encoding IctB family putative bicarbonate transporter translates to MNTSVSNPLSQWRKTSLIGKSVGLLSNWYHTSYLLQYSDAIASILICILIILAPFSSTTLIGIILVAIGGFWLLLTLAETNPNQITAIHLWIFFYWLASIISTAFSPLKSASLSGLIKFTLYLLFFALCARVFQKKKFLELITTTYLLISLIVSGYGIRQKFIGVTPLATWTDTSLQTADLTRVYSYLGNPNLLGGYLLPAVAFGLGGLILWKTLPQKALAIVIVVTNSTCIYFTGSRGAWLALVALLFTFLLGLNYWWAEYLSPFWRKWLVPIIVGIFSLFIITAIILVEPLRLRILSIFSWRGDSSNNFRINVWYAVFQMMRDYPITGIGLGNQVFNQIYPLYMKTNFTALSSYSIFLEIPIETGIIGISLFMGILVSTFKKAITKIQIFKTENQAMGIWIIASLAALVGLATQGVFDTVWFRPQINTLWWLLIGVIASNVRVMDN, encoded by the coding sequence ATGAATACTAGCGTATCAAATCCCCTTAGCCAATGGCGAAAAACAAGCCTGATTGGTAAAAGTGTCGGCTTACTCAGTAACTGGTATCACACCAGTTATTTATTACAATACTCAGATGCGATCGCCTCTATTCTTATATGTATATTAATAATATTAGCTCCCTTTTCCAGCACCACCTTAATAGGGATAATTCTAGTAGCCATAGGAGGCTTTTGGCTTCTTCTCACCCTTGCCGAAACGAATCCTAACCAAATCACCGCCATCCACCTGTGGATATTTTTTTACTGGTTAGCCTCCATCATTTCCACCGCCTTTTCCCCCCTCAAAAGTGCCTCCCTATCAGGATTAATCAAATTTACCCTTTATCTCTTATTTTTTGCCTTATGTGCGAGGGTATTCCAAAAGAAAAAATTTTTAGAATTAATTACCACCACCTATCTTCTCATCTCCCTTATCGTCAGTGGTTACGGTATTAGACAAAAATTTATCGGTGTAACACCCCTTGCCACATGGACAGATACATCACTACAAACAGCCGACTTAACAAGGGTTTATAGTTATTTAGGAAATCCTAACCTTTTAGGTGGCTATTTACTCCCTGCCGTTGCCTTTGGTTTAGGAGGATTAATTTTATGGAAAACCTTACCTCAAAAAGCCCTCGCCATAGTAATAGTAGTCACCAATAGCACTTGTATTTATTTTACGGGCAGTAGAGGAGCATGGTTAGCTTTAGTCGCCTTATTATTCACCTTCCTTTTAGGATTAAACTATTGGTGGGCAGAATATCTTTCCCCTTTCTGGCGTAAATGGTTAGTGCCAATAATTGTTGGTATATTCTCCCTGTTTATTATTACTGCAATTATTTTAGTTGAACCCTTAAGATTAAGAATTTTAAGCATATTTTCATGGCGGGGAGATAGTAGCAATAATTTCCGCATCAATGTTTGGTATGCCGTATTTCAGATGATGCGCGACTATCCCATAACAGGTATTGGTTTAGGAAATCAAGTTTTTAACCAGATTTACCCTCTCTACATGAAAACTAATTTTACCGCCCTAAGTTCCTATTCCATCTTTTTAGAAATTCCCATCGAAACAGGTATTATCGGTATTAGTTTATTTATGGGAATTCTCGTTTCTACCTTCAAAAAAGCCATAACCAAAATTCAAATCTTTAAAACAGAAAATCAAGCCATGGGTATCTGGATAATTGCCAGTCTTGCCGCCTTGGTGGGTTTGGCTACCCAAGGGGTATTTGATACCGTTTGGTTTCGCCCACAAATTAATACTTTATGGTGGTTATTAATTGGAGTAATTGCCAGTAACGTCAGGGTAATGGATAATTGA